A DNA window from Tenuifilaceae bacterium CYCD contains the following coding sequences:
- the hom gene encoding homoserine dehydrogenase produces METISINKSKQSQVKENQSIQRQVIGLVGFGTVGQGLYHVLQGVPESKAYIKKICVKQEFKERPVDKKLITFDPNVILDDPEINLVVELIDNADDAYKYVKAALLLGKSVVSGNKTMLSHHLDELIRIQRETGSALLYDASACGSIPVIRNLEEYYDNDLLTSIRGILNGSSNFILSRIFNHGESYSSALKKAQDLGFAESNPAFDVMGFDALYKLIILTVHGFGTYIHPNDAFCSGIQNLSKYDIRYAQEQGKKIKLVATLQKFDSGNFTIFVLPTLVNSEDYIYNVEDEFNGVVIEGAYYDKQFMFGKGAGGFPTGSAVLSDISARFHNYRYEYKKLNFFTPPAYTTDVTLELFIRYHDMVDLSIFDIYELVERYNGPEHRWVIAKVKLSTLIKVKDLISKLNLFIAFTGNLDFKSGNL; encoded by the coding sequence ATGGAAACAATATCAATAAATAAATCAAAACAAAGTCAAGTTAAGGAGAATCAGTCGATTCAACGTCAGGTTATAGGTTTAGTTGGATTTGGAACTGTAGGGCAGGGGTTGTACCACGTGCTGCAAGGTGTTCCGGAATCAAAGGCATATATTAAAAAAATCTGTGTGAAGCAGGAGTTTAAAGAGAGACCAGTTGATAAGAAACTTATCACTTTCGATCCAAACGTAATTCTCGATGATCCTGAAATCAACCTAGTGGTTGAACTAATTGACAATGCTGATGATGCCTACAAGTATGTAAAGGCTGCACTATTGTTAGGAAAGAGTGTTGTGTCTGGCAATAAAACAATGCTTTCGCATCACTTGGATGAGTTAATCCGCATACAACGCGAAACTGGCAGTGCCTTGCTTTACGATGCATCGGCTTGTGGTAGTATACCTGTAATTCGTAACCTTGAAGAGTATTACGATAACGATTTGTTGACCTCAATCAGAGGGATTTTAAATGGGTCATCAAACTTCATTTTATCAAGAATTTTCAACCACGGTGAGAGTTACAGTAGTGCTCTTAAAAAGGCACAGGACTTAGGTTTTGCAGAAAGTAATCCAGCCTTCGATGTAATGGGTTTTGATGCCCTTTACAAGTTGATAATTCTTACTGTACACGGCTTTGGAACTTATATTCATCCTAACGATGCTTTTTGTTCTGGAATCCAGAATCTGTCGAAGTACGATATCCGCTACGCTCAGGAGCAGGGTAAAAAGATTAAACTTGTTGCCACATTGCAAAAGTTCGATAGCGGCAATTTTACTATATTTGTTCTTCCAACTCTGGTGAATTCTGAGGATTATATTTATAATGTTGAGGATGAGTTTAATGGTGTGGTGATAGAGGGTGCTTACTACGATAAGCAGTTTATGTTCGGTAAAGGAGCTGGCGGATTCCCAACTGGTTCGGCAGTTTTAAGCGATATATCGGCTCGTTTCCATAACTACCGTTACGAGTATAAGAAGTTGAACTTCTTTACCCCGCCAGCATACACAACCGATGTTACATTGGAGTTATTTATCCGCTATCACGATATGGTTGACCTTTCAATCTTCGATATCTATGAATTAGTGGAGCGTTATAATGGTCCAGAGCATCGCTGGGTAATTG
- the cysD_1 gene encoding O-acetylhomoserine (thiol)-lyase, whose product MSQTYHFDTLQVHAGQWVDGETLSRAVPIHQTTSYLFKDSEHGANLFALKEFGHIYTRLSNPTTDVLEKRLSALEGGTAALVVSSGHAAQFIALSNILCAGDNFISSPYLYGGSHNQFKVAFKRLGIEARFAVSLNPIDFKTLIDENTKAIYLETIGNPSFCVPDFDEFARLANQYAIPLIVDNTFAGAGYLCKPIEHGANIVVESITKWVGGHGTSMGGAIIDGENFNWGNGKFPQFSEPSEGYHGLVFWDAFGDKSQFGNIAFAIRARVEGLRDFGPAISPFNSFLLIQGLETLSLRMERHCGNALALARWLENHPKVEGVSYPGLESSPYYLVASKYLRNGYGGVLSFTIKGDGNQTTRFVDSLKLVSHLANVGDAKTLIIQPSATTHQQLSAEEQLAAGVKPNLLRVSVGIEYIGDIIADFEQAFRRVDG is encoded by the coding sequence ATGTCACAAACATATCATTTCGATACCCTGCAGGTTCACGCAGGTCAATGGGTGGATGGCGAAACGCTGTCGAGGGCTGTGCCCATTCATCAAACCACATCATATTTATTTAAAGACTCAGAGCACGGTGCAAATTTGTTTGCCTTAAAGGAGTTTGGCCATATTTACACGCGCCTTAGTAATCCAACCACCGATGTGTTGGAGAAGCGTTTGTCTGCGCTGGAAGGAGGAACGGCTGCTTTGGTAGTTTCCTCGGGACACGCAGCGCAGTTTATTGCGTTGAGCAATATACTTTGTGCTGGCGATAATTTTATTTCATCGCCTTACTTGTATGGCGGTAGCCATAATCAGTTTAAGGTGGCTTTTAAACGCTTAGGGATTGAGGCGCGTTTTGCTGTCAGTCTAAATCCTATTGATTTTAAGACATTGATTGACGAAAATACAAAGGCTATCTACCTCGAAACAATTGGAAATCCTAGTTTCTGTGTGCCCGATTTTGATGAGTTTGCCCGATTGGCCAATCAGTACGCAATCCCATTAATTGTTGATAATACTTTTGCCGGTGCAGGGTATTTATGTAAACCAATTGAGCACGGTGCCAACATTGTGGTTGAATCAATTACCAAATGGGTTGGAGGACACGGAACAAGTATGGGCGGTGCTATTATTGATGGTGAAAACTTTAATTGGGGCAATGGGAAGTTTCCCCAGTTCTCAGAGCCATCGGAGGGCTATCACGGGTTAGTGTTTTGGGATGCATTTGGCGATAAAAGTCAATTTGGCAATATTGCGTTTGCAATAAGGGCCAGAGTTGAGGGGTTAAGAGATTTTGGCCCAGCAATAAGTCCATTCAATTCATTCCTACTTATACAAGGTTTAGAAACTTTATCGCTAAGAATGGAACGTCACTGTGGCAACGCATTGGCATTGGCCCGGTGGTTAGAAAATCATCCAAAGGTTGAGGGTGTTAGCTATCCAGGACTGGAGAGCAGCCCTTACTATCTTGTTGCATCAAAGTACTTGCGCAATGGTTATGGCGGCGTACTTTCGTTTACAATAAAGGGTGATGGAAATCAAACCACAAGGTTTGTGGATAGTCTAAAGCTTGTTAGCCACCTAGCCAATGTTGGCGATGCCAAAACGCTAATAATTCAACCTTCAGCAACTACTCACCAGCAATTGTCGGCCGAGGAGCAGTTGGCAGCAGGAGTAAAGCCAAACCTTTTGAGGGTTTCGGTTGGAATTGAGTATATTGGCGATATAATTGCCGATTTTGAGCAAGCATTCAGAAGAGTTGATGGTTGA
- the metX gene encoding homoserine O-acetyltransferase → MKITEGNLSISELLLECGATLNNINVHYHILGDISKNPNKVIWICHAFTANSNPADWWPEMVGEERVFDPNKTPIVCANILGSCYGTTGAMSINPSTGKPYLRDFPLITFRDVVRVNNEVKKYLSIDKVWLMIGGSIGGFQAMEWEYLFPGTTKHLALIATTSKSSPWVKAFSQSQRLALLSDESFVRQEVDGGKNGLAAARSIALLSYRGRSSYNITQQDEDDDLLENYRACTYQSYQGEKLVKRFDAYTYYSLTLTLDNHNMGRGRGSLVKALGAIGANTLVVGIDSDILFPIEEQKFLANSIPNAKYYEIHSQFCHDGFLIEYEQLTAIIRKYLKEFNEEI, encoded by the coding sequence ATGAAAATTACAGAAGGAAACCTAAGTATTAGTGAGTTATTGTTGGAGTGTGGCGCAACACTTAACAACATAAATGTACATTACCACATTCTTGGAGATATATCAAAGAATCCGAATAAGGTTATTTGGATTTGCCACGCCTTTACCGCTAATAGCAATCCAGCAGATTGGTGGCCCGAAATGGTGGGCGAAGAAAGGGTTTTCGACCCTAATAAAACTCCGATTGTATGCGCTAATATTTTAGGTTCCTGCTACGGAACAACCGGTGCAATGTCTATCAATCCGAGTACAGGTAAGCCTTATTTACGTGATTTTCCGCTAATAACATTTAGAGATGTTGTTAGGGTTAACAACGAGGTGAAAAAGTATCTGTCGATCGATAAAGTTTGGTTGATGATTGGTGGTTCCATAGGTGGTTTTCAAGCAATGGAGTGGGAGTATTTATTCCCGGGAACTACAAAGCATCTTGCATTAATTGCAACTACATCAAAATCGTCGCCTTGGGTTAAGGCTTTTAGCCAATCGCAGCGCTTGGCGCTACTGAGCGACGAGAGTTTTGTTCGCCAAGAGGTTGATGGTGGTAAAAACGGACTAGCCGCAGCTCGCAGTATTGCTTTGCTGAGTTATAGAGGCCGTAGTAGTTACAATATAACACAGCAAGATGAGGACGACGATTTGTTGGAGAACTATCGTGCTTGTACATATCAGAGTTATCAGGGTGAAAAGTTAGTGAAACGATTCGATGCCTACACTTACTACTCCTTAACTCTAACGCTCGATAACCATAATATGGGACGTGGACGTGGCTCTTTAGTGAAAGCGCTGGGTGCAATTGGTGCGAACACTTTGGTAGTAGGAATTGATTCTGATATTCTGTTCCCAATTGAGGAGCAGAAGTTTTTGGCCAACTCAATTCCGAATGCAAAGTACTACGAGATTCACTCGCAATTCTGCCACGATGGTTTTTTGATTGAGTATGAGCAGTTAACCGCGATAATTCGGAAATATTTAAAGGAATTTAATGAGGAAATTTAG